From the Aquarana catesbeiana isolate 2022-GZ linkage group LG10, ASM4218655v1, whole genome shotgun sequence genome, the window TGAACCATACAGAAGTACACTGCGTCACGTTTGTTGTTCCTTTTGGTTCTGATGATTGTGGATATTAGACCCCCTCTCgggttggggtgtgtgtgtgtgtgtgtggtgtttgttttttttttttttttttttttttttttaacttgtcatGCCTCTTGTGGCTTGGGTAGCTGTGTGGCAGGATCAGTGACGTGGGCGGGTGGACCCAGATGACTGTGGCTGCATCCCTTCCTGTTGGGATGGTGCTGGTTCCTGCAGGCCAGGTGTACCACAATGGAATGGGTAGGACCGAGCACTTGTGGGCACAGTCTGACCCAGAAGTGTTTCAAGATGACCCCGTACTGTGCAATAATGAATTTCCTGTAAGCGACTTATGCATTTCTGCTCTCAGTTTAAAAGAGCTCAGCATCCACTTTTGGTGCATGCTGTTTCGTAGCAAGCTGTGGCTTGCTAACTGTTTGGCCCAGagtagggatatttttttttttccccccgtgtGATGGATCTGGAAAGCAGCTACACAGAGGGTTGCTAGTTAGACTTTAGGAGATGCATAATTGAGTTGTTGGAAGTTACCAAAGGTTTTAGGAAATCATCTCAGCTAAATTTTTTTATACAGGGGTTCCAAGAAGGGCCTTTCTACTTCAAACAGTTTGCCAGGTGGATTAGAGACGCTGTTGGTCTAACCTACAAGCTTGCGGCTTCAGTTGCCACCTAAGGTTAGGGCACAGTCCACAATATTGGCCATATCTTGGGTGGAAAGAGCAGGTGCTTCATGGGAAGACATTTCCAGAGCAGCAGTGTAGTCTTCATCCCATGCTTTCATAAAGCTCTATGGAGTGCAGATGTTATCCAGCCAGGAGTTATCCTTTTTGGAAGGAAGGTTTTGCAGTCTGTGGTCCCTCCCAccatcctcccccctcccaaaGGTAGGATTTATTGATCTCCTCAAgtgagctgtcctggaagatgattaGGGAAAACCTTGGTTAGTCTTACCAGTGACGgtatttccaggaatcttccaggacagcggaTATATTCCCACCCGGTTTGTTTGTATTATCCACTGGGAGTATATGGGTTTGTTGGAATTAGTGTTTTTCCCTTTTTGAAGGTTCTTTTTTACTTCTTACAAATGAAGAGGGAAGGTAAAGGGGGGCTATTTAATCTTTTTGGTTTGTGTTTCATGTTGAAGGCAGAGCCATACTTCTCTCAACTGAGctatcctggaagattcctggaaatgcCGTTACCGGTAAGACTAACCAAGGTTTTTCTACCtgcaaataaaaatgcaataattttcccccccccccctaggagtctgcagatcatgggtgcagtgtcaggctcctgcagactctcaataCAACAGTCTGCCTGTACCTCCCATACGGGCAGACAGTTACTAAAGTACATGAAAAATCGTGTACTCTcttcgcagttcattgagaactgcaagccatTTGCATTTGTACATTCATTTGCAGATAGCTGtttggaaatctcctccttcctcaattttaaagggattgtaaagtctttatggggggggggggtctccctcaATTATTAAACAtgttgcctgctctgtgcaatggaatttcaCAGGGTGGCCCAGAACCTTCCCATCttgggtgctcctggctcctctgtgtgcccccatagcaagctgtttgggGGGGCATGTCAATAGATAGGGCAGCTTGGCCCTGCtccgtcacaggatttgactgacggCAGTGGGAGTCAATGAGAGGGGAGGGCCTCTACAAATGAACTTAGCGCTGGCTCGAGCGAGGACTGTGGTAAGTTTGGATATGTGGGGGGCGGCATACTACTACTTAAAAGGTTATTTTTACCTTAACCATTTCTGGACCGCCACAcaaatactgcggcagggcggccctcctgtacgtgatttcgtgcatgGGGTCTGTGGCGCGCTGATTGGACAAAGCAGGGACAAATCAGCAGGTTTGGCGGGCCTGACTATCGTTCTGAGAGAACACAGGACCGCTGTTCTGCCataggggaaaatggagatcttgtgtttctgctaagaatTCTGTTTTCCTCTggtcacatcccccacagttagaaagcaccctagggacacatttaaccctttgattgccccttccAGTGTCATTTGTATAGCgacagtgttttttgtggtgtgtgtgtgggtttttttttttttttttttttttttcagacaagctttataaattctgcaggTTAAACAGCTGCAGTGAATACTGCAAATAGGTACAATAGGACAAAGCGCCTATGTTTAAATAGTTAAGTTATCAAgtataaagtaccatcatcccaacaaTCTACTACAAAAGAAGGCAGGGAGTAGGGagtgccgcagttcgctgcttctgtcggcaggtgtcccaaccccccacacacagggaaaaacacaggggactatttcggtactgaaggtAGTAGGGTATTAGTACAAAAGGGTGAAGAGGAGATAATaggataaaaactatatttttaatagaaatcCATTTTAAAAGAATGTATATAACACAATAATGCAATGACATATAGCatataggtacaacttatgtagaaggatttttcatctgtgtatcccctgaggccagtcacttcactgggtatatggaagggtttacaaccacttttttaaGTTAAATGTTCAGGGTTTAGATTCTTCACTACTGATGTGATCCTACTGTGAAGTGTGTCTGTCTCTAGAGTAGCTTTAAGTGCCTTTTAGAATTGGTTAATTTTATGAGCTGAGACTAGATCAGGCACAAAAGCAGTTTATTTATGAAGTGTACTTTACATCTTATATATTTTTACCTCCTCCCTACATTAACAGCAAAGCCCAGATGAGCCAATGCGCAGCCGAAAAGTCTTTGTTGGCCGCTGTACGGAGGACATGAGTGCTGAAGAGCTTCGCCAGTTCTTCGCTCAGTATGGGGAAGTTGTAGATGTGTTCATCCCGAAGCCTTTCCGAGCATTCGCTTTTGTCACGTTTGCAGATGACCAAGTAAGTTCTGTGCAATGTCTTTATACCCCGTATATACATGAAGGTGTGGGTTATTTTTtggtggtgtttgttttttttgtttttttacattgaacccagcgaggaaaaaaatgacatatggCTGTACCAACACAAGTGATGTTGATGCTGTGAACTCCCGGCAATAATGGCAAGGCTATTAAAAGTCTTagtaagcccacaacagtaaaatcagtctgtatatgcataatagcatgcttgttatactcatttgGAACTtgggagttaatcctctgcattgtgtaaaagggctttttgatcctgtatggacagatcctcccccgcTCCTGCAGGGTCTCTTGACAAGACTAGATAACAGAGTAGTAAGGCTGTATATATGTTCTATTGCTGGAGAGAGCATTTCCTGGTTGAGCAGAGCTAATAAGGTCACATGGTCTTGACATGACACATGTGGGTGTGTGTaaagatcctaaatgacagcccagtccgtccctcctccatgcccagtaactaaaaaaaaacagtgtgtgggATGCCACTTCTTGATTCATGGATGATCTGCcacccataacagcatgaggacacaggctgtagtggaaatctcctacctGAACATTCAGACCTACCCCTTTAGAGTGCCCACCATAGGAATCCGCAACCTATTTGCttgatcctgagccaggctgtcTGCATCTATTCAGACGCTGGACCTGTTCCCCTGCTCCATCAGTAGCTTtgtatgacagcagcaggagccactggccacctgctgctctcagccaagcctgtgagagaaGAGCTGCTTCGATGGGCACAGCggtggattgagatcgggctcaggtaaaatATGAAGGTGTGTGTGGTTTTGTGTTTTTAGTTTTTCAGGGCAGTGTTTGAATGATGTATCTTTGGAGAACTACAGTTAGTTTGTGGACCAACTGATTAAGGTGGCGTTCACACTGCTCCATTGCAAAAATGCGGTATCGCATATGCTTTTTTGATACTTTTGGTTTTTCAGCTTGCCTGACAGAGGGTGACCGTGTGAAACATAGAATGCGTGACTCGTATAAAAAATGCAACTGTAGTTGCGTTTTTCAataggtgtattttttttaaacacacataaaATGCAGCAAGTTACTCTTTAATAATGCAACTGACCAGTGTTAAGAGTTCCATGGgatttatagtggttgtaaagcccCTAAAtcttctttaccttaatgcattcattgcATTTAGGTAAATTTTTAGGTGATGGCCAACCCCGCCCCAATCCATCCTCATTTTACTTagctgagccctcatttgatcaagcgtgtgcatgtctgcagctcttctctccccttagTTCTGGGTCTCGCTGGCATCCCTGGGGCACTGTTTCCCAGTGCTctgtcaaagccagtgacaagggggtGGGGCCAATTCCCACCATCTGTGTTAATAGACGCAGCTGCGAGTCCTGGGTGCAAGCATGCACGAGTGTGCCCTCCCCATTGGAAGCAGCTGGGGGTGACCTGAAAAGAGATTTgcagctgcacagagcaggtaagtatagatatgtgtgttttgttatattaaaaaattaaaaaaaaaacaccacagaaCAAAAAACAAACTAAACGCGCTGATTAAAAATGCATCCATTTAAAAAGggattgtaaagttatttattttaagaaaaaaatgccttttttacaaTCCCTTTTTAAAATGGATGCATTTTTAATCGGTTTGTTTTAGTTCTGTGGTGGGGGGTATATATATCTATCTGAAAAACTGAGCAGTTTGAAGGGGCTCTAAAACGAAAATTGGCTAAACAGAGTTGCATGAAAATGGTTTTGTCCAGTCATTTCTTGGAGATGGCAAAATTTGGGATGGTGGCACAAAGCAgatggatttttggtaaataaccgTTGATGGTTTTATCTTCCAGGTGGCACAATCTCTGTGTGGAGAAGACCTCATCATCAAAGGGGTCAGCGTTCATGTGTCAACAGCAGAACCCAAACACAACAACAACCGAGCACCCTTGGATAGGGGTGGAAGATTCCCAGGGCCAAACTTTGGGAACCAGGGCTACCCCAACAATAGGCCAAACAGCAGTGCTCTTGGTAACAACCAACCAAACAATATGGGGGGTGGCGGTGGAATGAACTTTGGGGCCTTTAGCATCAACCCAGCTATGATGGCGGCTGCTCAGGCAGCCCTTCAAAGTAGCTGGGGCATGATGGGTATGCTGGCTAGCCAGCAGAACCAGCCTGGCCCACAGGCCAATACTCAGGGCCAGGGCAATCCGCCCAGGGACCAGACACAAGGTTTTGGGTCAGGTAGTAACTCCTATGGCTCAAACTCTGGTGCTATAGGCTGGGGGTCACCAAACGCTGGTTCTGGTACTGGGTTCAATGGGGGCTTTGGCTCAAGTATGGAATCAAAGTCATCGGGGTGGGGGATGTAGAAATAATTTGTAGATGAAGTGTATTGGGTGACTGGGGTGAACAAACATTTCCTAATTTTGTGGTAAGTATACTGTAAAATGATCGTTTTCCTGAAGGTTTTCTTCACGTGTGCAGCTGTGCCTGCTTTGTAAAGGAAGATGGCTGATGTGTGCGTGAGCTTCAAAGCTGCATGTTGAAGAAAACCTACTGGCATTACCTGATGtataactttatttttattttttttgtttttttttttttttatttccattatgTAAATGAGCGATTCTGAATATGTTCAGGACAGTCTTCCCTTATTGTGTTCACTGCTTCGTCAACTGATCTCTGCTCCTCACTTTTGTCTGCCCGGGACCTGGCACACGCAAGCAGCTCTCTTTAATAAGCCACGCTGGATCTCTTCCCCCTACACGTATTGCCCTGCAAGAACGCCTCCTCTGCGGCCTTTCTTTAGAACGGTGGGTGAGCCATTTTTTAATCCGCTACTTTTATTTTCATGGAAGTCGTGCCAGCGCTTCTGAACGCACGGCTGTGAGGTGGAACCAGAAGGCTTGCTTGAACTGTGGGATTGGTGGTACCAAGGAATGAGAGGCTTGGGTATGAGCGAGAACCGAGAGCGCGTGCGCAGACCTGGTGGTGCAttatgggaatatatatatatttttaacatgaaGGTGACGATGTGTCTCTGGATCCATTGACCTTGGTGATTGTGTgcagagagcagtgggagccagtaACGTACGAATGTTTCTTGCATTCAGAGGACTTGCCCATTATGGAAGACTGAGGCCTTTCCTGCCTAAAAGGTTATTGTTTGAAATCAGTTTGTGTACAAAAAATGaaattcccctccctccccccccccccccccccccctttcctgaaaaCGTCTATTGAATGTGAATGCTGTATGAGGTGTGCATTCTTTTCTGTTCACTGATAACGTGAGTCTCTGTGAATTGCATTTGATGCTGGCGGGGTGGGTGGTGAACGCTCTGGAGTGGCGTGAAATGCTCCTGTTTTTCTAGAGTGTTGGGACTGTTTTGGTTTGTACGTTATACCCAGAATGCTGTTTGCTGCAGATACGTGTTTTGTGTTTGGATGCTTTTTACAAGACTTGTCAATGTAGGATTCTTAAATAAAATGGTTTAAATAAAAGTCACTGTCTTCTGGTGTTTTTATACCCCGAACACTCAAATGTATTCAAGtaaaatggtctttttttttttttttttttttttttttcttattgtacatcGTGGCGCATACTCTTATCTGTGTAGATCAGGTCTCCCCACTTTCACATGGTGCGGAATCTGCTTTCTCGGGGGGGGATCTGTCCAATGATCCcctctgagcaggcggatgacaagttTTGTGTCTGTTCACttagtctgggagaggctagaaacacacctactcccacgggaggagaaccaggaagtgcaaagaagaatagaaaaataaaaggtaattgcggcgctttaaattttttttaaacggcatgtcagcatctaggcaaggaagagaatacatacagatattgttcaaaatttgggtggaaccctgctttaagtgtGGTGTATATTATTTTAGTTgctatgtaaagttaaaaaaaggcaatttattcttaaatctctctatgcagtggtaaatataaataaccaactatatcaGGGATATGTAATTGGcgaaccttcagctgttgcagaactacaagactCCTGACAGCCACAAGTTTGACAGGCAAAGgtatgatgagacttgtagttttacaacagctggaggtctgctaattgcatatccctgaacctatatggttagggagcaaacagacagatatactattagaggagatgtactgtatatactattagaggagagcgatgctgtatatgctattagaggatatatactattaaagggtgaatctggtaaatatcgtCGGACtctgatcaaattttttatttaaaaaaaaaaagtcttccttcaaaaaaattgtcatttttaaccgcttcagccctggaccatttggctgaccaaagaccagagcacttttttgtgattcggcactgcgtcgttttaactgacaattgtgcggtcttgcgacgtggctcccaaacaaaatccctttttccccacaaatagagcttttcttttggtggtatataatcacctctgcgttttttattttttgcgctataaacaaaaaaacaattatgaaaacatattttttactttttgctataatatccccaaaaaaatacattttttttttttttcccctcagtttaggccgatacgtattcatttaattttggtaaaaaaaaaatcgcaataagcgtatattgatttgtttgtgcaaaagttatagcatctacaaaataggacagtgtttctcatccttggaggaacccctggcaacaagtttgagatctcgaggaacccctgaaatcacatctacagctcacggaacattggtATGATCAGTGAGCTGTTAACAAAAATTATTTGTAGAAATAacattaaataaaagaataaatattaaaacatacctaatgtgaaacttgtgctttctTTTCCTGCAGAGCTGATCCATTCAGGGGACGTGACATGGGGTggggcacatgacatgggacagactgggcacattgtgggggggggggggggggggggacacagctggGCACAGTACCAGCTTTCTTCTGGCTTCAGAACTAATTTCATATCTCCTCTAGTGGTGTGCTGTTCCCCCTCGGCCCCTCCTCTTATCCtgtccaccccagatgatgtcacataCTCGGGGAGGAGGGGCCTGCAGGGAACAGCACGCTACAACCAATAGGATGCCAGCTGCTTCTCTGCCTGTGTGATCCTCCTGTCAGCTGCCTGCCTgccatagttttatggcatttttattaaagttgtgtgggttttttttttctcaaatcgtcttccagggcagcatctgagagataggctcctcctccctgaaacaggaaacacattagtccaccattataaatttcaaagtcttacctgcgtgcctcagttgtttgtgtttcctccggacccacaggagctgcaaaagaaatgtttgttattttacttcagtctctgtgctagttgcaggagaccccctgccagcattcCATCCAGCCCTGCGAGCAGGGGCAACTTTTTTAAGCAGTATTGCTCTGtctgagatttcacccctacagaggggtctgcaatcatccccccaagctGTAATAATGCACTGACATTTCCCTCATGCCGCTGCTCAAGGGACCTGCCGTAGTTTTTTCACCAGGGAACTCCATGTGCAAACTCTGGCAACATACTCCCAGACATGAAGAGTGTACAGTGGTTTGGGTGCATGGATGCCTTACCCCCTGATTACTGCTGCGCCGGACGGGTAGGTGCCTCACGGCTTATTTTTTGTTCCTCTCCTACCTCCGTGATGTCCGCACCCGCCGCCTGCTTGATTGACTGTTTTCGCCGCGATCGGCGTCCTCTACACACCGCAAGCCTCTCCTCATGGAGGCTCggtgaggtgtaccaagatggcggcggagaCGCTTCCTGGTTAGCGCCCATATTCCTGGAGCCTGCTTCCAGGAATACAGAATGGGCTATGGTTACATCACTTCCAAGGGTGggaattttaaatttaaaaaaaaaaaaaggatttttagtaATAGCAAATATATCAGTATACATGCatactgcagcagagtccccctccctattgggcccagaagggaggataccaatggcagcggcatgtgcaggtatatccaTCAACCTGCACAGGGTCAGCTGgtggcggggccggagcttaagcaggaagcagttaaaaaggcctctctaagcagaggatcctggtggctgaccatgtctgacgcttctccaccctgccctgcagttcCTGCAAGCCAGgtcagctccaaggtaagccagaatactccagagtcacctctgtcttaaccttactgtaaaactgggaaaaaaggaaaagcaaggcgcctctaagtgcagtatgtaaaatttaatagagtgcacaaagggttaaaagcacttacaagattgttgagtgttaaaagacatgataaaatcagaagtcctcatctgtggcatgtgtccatcctcagcacggtggtagagagccgtgtagagccgtccagcagctgtaaagcgttctcatgcgtgttgaaaagaggaggcagcagggaagcctgtattcactgcgggacacacaaggctgatggtgtcagtgtagagaagggggtggtaacgcgtttcggagcatgtgcggctccttcgtcagacctacgcccacactcctccagctggcttataaatggtgagggggaggagcaaggggaggagtgtgggcagatactaaatacattagtagtgtgggcgtaggtctgacgaaggagccgcacatgctctgaaacgcgttaccacccccttctctacactgacaccatcagccttgtgtgtcccgcagtgaatacaggcttccctgctgcctcctc encodes:
- the TARDBP gene encoding TAR DNA-binding protein 43 isoform X3, with product MRIGAEVVGRHFVRELSSQEFAAMEMEYIRVAEDENEEPMEIPSEDDGTVLLSTVTAQFPGACGLRYRNPVNQCMRGVRLVEGILHAPETGWGNLVYVVNYPKDNKRKMDETDASSAVKIKRAVTKTSDLIVLGLPWKTTEQDLKEYFSTFGEVIMVQVKKDAKTGHSKGFGFVRFADYETQVKVMSQRHMIDGRWCDCKLPNSKAEPYFSQLSYPGRFLEMPLPQSPDEPMRSRKVFVGRCTEDMSAEELRQFFAQYGEVVDVFIPKPFRAFAFVTFADDQVAQSLCGEDLIIKGVSVHVSTAEPKHNNNRAPLDRGGRFPGPNFGNQGYPNNRPNSSALGNNQPNNMGGGGGMNFGAFSINPAMMAAAQAALQSSWGMMGMLASQQNQPGPQANTQGQGNPPRDQTQGFGSGSNSYGSNSGAIGWGSPNAGSGTGFNGGFGSSMESKSSGWGM
- the TARDBP gene encoding TAR DNA-binding protein 43 isoform X1, giving the protein MRIGAEVVGRHFVRELSSQEVRAGSLCASRVCGVGSSLGNSPFTSTLEQFAAMEMEYIRVAEDENEEPMEIPSEDDGTVLLSTVTAQFPGACGLRYRNPVNQCMRGVRLVEGILHAPETGWGNLVYVVNYPKDNKRKMDETDASSAVKIKRAVTKTSDLIVLGLPWKTTEQDLKEYFSTFGEVIMVQVKKDAKTGHSKGFGFVRFADYETQVKVMSQRHMIDGRWCDCKLPNSKAEPYFSQLSYPGRFLEMPLPQSPDEPMRSRKVFVGRCTEDMSAEELRQFFAQYGEVVDVFIPKPFRAFAFVTFADDQVAQSLCGEDLIIKGVSVHVSTAEPKHNNNRAPLDRGGRFPGPNFGNQGYPNNRPNSSALGNNQPNNMGGGGGMNFGAFSINPAMMAAAQAALQSSWGMMGMLASQQNQPGPQANTQGQGNPPRDQTQGFGSGSNSYGSNSGAIGWGSPNAGSGTGFNGGFGSSMESKSSGWGM